The following nucleotide sequence is from Apium graveolens cultivar Ventura chromosome 4, ASM990537v1, whole genome shotgun sequence.
aatatccggaattaccagattaggttaggaaggagttttcggaagagtttcgggttgtaaaaacacaaaaacggttgaagttggatgattccgactttataaaatagtttataattactcagaaaataatttattaaatctataacTTCTTTACAAAATCATATatcaatccaaaaattaccagaaaaataccataattatctatattttattctgcacatataaaattagtatactcaaagaatatcatatagaaacatccaaacatcaattccacttatcatataattccctaaaattcacataaaaatcacataaacaactccaaataataataataataatatctgaaaatatgggatattacaccgagcttctggaaaaactggaaatttcttcttttcttgaCTGCAACTGGTGGCATCTTTCGCAAAATCAaccgaggctccatcctaacactcttctaGCATAAGAACAATGTAAAACCATTCATGTTTCcgattatgccctgaaatgcaaaataccacaaaaacacatcaaaaacacaaacaatcttgagtacaaaacaccaattcgagcgtttatgaagcgttctaagtggacataaatgccacttaacaggcatgtccttaggcgatatAACCTTATTAAAAGATTAAttatcaaggagatataaatgtaaagtgcatagtaatgataatgttgcagacccactgactaatGTTTTGTCGCAGAAGAAGCACAATGGTCATACTAGTttcatgagtattagatacatgggtgattggctctagtgcaagtggaaGATTGTTAGTGTTTGAACCATAGAGATAACActataatgttttagtttaagacactGGAtaattaatgtttatgttctatcgattattccctttataatttattaattcttaatttactgcgatataaatattagattaataaaaaaacttgaaatatgatatgaattctatatctctaagtactaGCCTTTTGGCATCTAGACTAGCAGACAATACTACCAACTAACAACcttaaaacaaataaaataacaGCTACATTCCCCTAAATCATTTTGGGATCATGTGCACAATAATTGACTGAATCATAATGGACTGGACTAACTACAATAATTAGTAAAGGAAATGGGTTTTGGGCTTCAACACGTAGTGTAGTAGGATAAGTTTTGGTCGTAATAGTTTAGCGTGATAAAAAGACTATATCTAGTAATTTAGAAATTTAGTAATTTAGCATGTGTATaaaactatttatttttatttttaataaccaaaataaGGGTATAACGTTGAACTAAAATATAGGGAGACTATATCTAGTAATTTAGAAATTTAGTAGTTTAACATATTTATAACagtatttatttttatttttaataaccaaaataaGGGGATAATCGTTGAACCGAAATATACACCATTTCaattattatattatagtatagaattaattttatgaaattatattATAATGCTCCTAATTTTATTTACAATCTTATTTCGAAAGAAATTTAATTTGTGTCGTTGCAAATTTTTGTCAAATGAAAAATATTTGTTAACGTTAAACTCCGATCATAAAAAGGagtcaaataataataataataataagatttAAATTCAATGTAAAACATTAATAGTAATGAAAAAGGGAGTCTTTTTTTGACGAATAAAGTgaaaatttcattaaaatattgaACCCCAGCCGGGACAAATCCCCGAACTGTCAACCTCAACCTGATTGTGAAACAAAAATCAAGCTAACCAAATAACTGTTTTGTTTTCAGATTGTTTAACACGTAGAATATTCAAATTCTTTAAACTAAAAAGTATTACAATGACATCTCCTGTAATCCAATCTACATCAATTCTGAAACTAGTAATAACACAATTGTCCTTCACATAAGCACCATCTGTAGCCCAATGTTCAAAATTATTAGTTATATCAACTGATATTAGAGTAACAAAGACCCCTAAAATACGAACACTTTTCTGTTGTGAAAGGTAAGTTTTTGCGGTATCCACCACCGTCCTAGATCCCAAAGATATCATATAAATCCTTTTCAGAATGACTACCGAAACCGGTAACAAATGACAGAAGAACATCACGACATAAAACACTAACATCCCAAAAGATGGGCACGACTAACAAATTTGATAACAAGATACTCGATAAGATCTAACCCGAAAGTGATTAGATCttgattttattgaaaaaaataatagataaataaaAGCGGAGATGGGAGAGGGAAAGAGGTTTGATCGCATATTAAAAAAGGGAGTCTTTTAATCGCATATTATCTTAAACATTGCAGTTCTAGGTTTTCTCGACCATTTTAGATTACATAAAACATTCTTACACGACACCCATAGATATCACACGAACACAAACTCCAGTTCGTGCAAAACCCTGAAAACCCCCATCAAAAATATTAATATCTAAGAAGAAGATGAGGGGGAAGGGCGAAGAGACGAAGTTATTACAAGAACTGATACTGTACGCTGCCAGCGCCGCCTGTAGTTGTTTGGTTTTATTTTTTGGTCTACGTCTGCTTGACCCTAATCGAGAAGCTTCTAAGAAGGCTCTCGAAGCCAAGAAAGAGATTGCTAAGCGTCTTGGTAGACCTCTCATTCAGACCAATACCTACGAGGTACATCTATCTTTATGTCCTTTTTATTACAGCCCCCAGTAAATTATTGTGTTGGACATTTTGTTGTATATGTTTAATTGTATGTGTTGGATTGATGTATTGGGTGTTATTGGTTGTAGTGGTGTTGAATTTTACAATTTGGTTTTTAAGTTAGTTCGagtatttttttttttttgaaaaagttAGTTCGAGTTTTCGTGTTTTATAATTTGGTAATAGGTAAGTTATGTTTTAAATTTTTAGTAGGGTAAATTATTATCAATTGGACTATTTCTTGTAGTTGGAGAACTCAAACTGTATTTACTGTTATTGCGTAGTTTGGTAATCTAGATTGTGTATAATGTATAATGGTTTAATTTACTATGCAATTTGAGATGTACTTGTTAAACTAGGTTGGATAAAGGTTTGTAGTGGTGGCATTATATGTGTTAAGCTATGAATTACTGTGCTTGTGAATATTTGGAATAAACTAAATGTGTGCTTCGATGTCAAACTATGGAACAAGGGAAGGTTCTTGAGATGCTATAATGAGAATGTTAGTTATATGTTAAATTTAGTTTAAGAAAATGAAGAACGTTCAGGTAGTTTGTTTTATTGGTGTGCTATATGTGTATGCCTTTTATTATGTGTTAATGGTTCTGAGTATAGGATAAATGGAATGCACCATGCATGTTAGAGCATTGTTCTACAGTTTCATCAagttatattataaaaatattttttcatcGTTTCCTAGAATTTATTTATCATATTTCTAGTTCAGCATCTGCCTCCTGTAAAGTGGGACAAGTGTGAGAGACCCAGAGCAAGAGGCCTTTGTTGGTTTAGAGATCCATGTAATCCTAATGTTTAACTTGTCAAATATTGCCTTACAGGATGTAATAGCTTGTGATGTTATTAATCCTGATCACATCGATGTGGAATTTGATTCAATTGGAGGGCTGGAAAGCATTAAGCAGTCACTGCACGAAATGGTTATTCTCCCACTTTGTAGACCGGAACTTTTTTCAGGTGGGAAACTCCTTAGTCCTCAAAAAGGTGTTTTGTTATATGGACCTCCTGGCACAGGGAAGACTATGCTCGCAAAAGCTATTGCAAAAGAGTCGGGGGCAGTTTTCATTAATGTAAGGATAGCAAATTTAATGAGCAAGTGGTTCGGTGATGCACAGAAACTTGGTGAGATTTTTTGCTCTAGTCCTTGGATCTTTATTAATTGTTTCTTCTAATTTAGTCTTTGATGGGACATGTATTCTAAAATATAAATTCTATCAGGTTGTGATTTTTATGTTGTCTTTTGCATTGACCAGTTTTATTTTCCGACTATTTAGTTCTAGAACCTCTTTTTTGCTGATACCTCTACTTAGCTTTCGGTCTAAGGACTTCTGTCCGTGTTTTGTATAGTAGCAGCTTGGATGGTTAGGAGAATTATAGTTTTTCATATGAGTCAGACTTGACTTAAATTTtgattattaattttttttaataaatccCTTTAAAAGAATTACCGTTGGTCTGCAATTTTGCAGTAGTCTGTAAGGGCTTTGTATCCTGTACATTAAATTTATCCTTTCTTGTGTTGTAGTCCCAACACGTTTATGTTAAAGTTGTttgatttaataaaaaaaaattgcagTGGCTGCTGTATTTAGTTTGGCCCATAAACTCCAGCCTGCTATTATCTTCATTGATGAGGTCGACAGCTTTTTGGGTCAGCGCCGTTCTAGTGACCATGAAGCATTAACAAACATGAAGACAGAGTTTATGGCTTTATGGGATGGCTTCACCACTGATCGTATGTTCCCTTCATCTTTATTATTCTTATACCCTAATTTAAagttgatctcacagtttctcTTTCTAATTTCCATATCATAACTGTGTTTAGCAGCTGCGGATCAGGGTCAATATAATTGGTAGAATTTTTGCAGTTTTTAAAGATAAATTTTACTTTTTTTACTTATTTCTGATAT
It contains:
- the LOC141721547 gene encoding uncharacterized protein LOC141721547, whose product is MRGKGEETKLLQELILYAASAACSCLVLFFGLRLLDPNREASKKALEAKKEIAKRLGRPLIQTNTYEDVIACDVINPDHIDVEFDSIGGLESIKQSLHEMVILPLCRPELFSGGKLLSPQKGVLLYGPPGTGKTMLAKAIAKESGAVFINVRIANLMSKWFGDAQKLVAAVFSLAHKLQPAIIFIDEVDSFLGQRRSSDHEALTNMKTEFMALWDGFTTDQNARVMVLAATNRPSELDEAILRRLPLAFKIGLPDRRGRVEILKVILKGERVESSIDFDHIAGLCDGYSGSDLLELCKQAAYIPIRDLLNAEKRGLEPSEPRLLSQSDLENVLATKRKTKAAASEYTRASSQLPGWSGNSEPDDNRVRAAISELSKLMMSQVLNIQTEDQDL